Proteins encoded within one genomic window of Bombus vancouverensis nearcticus chromosome 4, iyBomVanc1_principal, whole genome shotgun sequence:
- the NFAT gene encoding nuclear factor of activated T cells 3 isoform X8, giving the protein MAPDLEKRRQELRRTNSCTLEQGHEHLQMLLQLRCTGNALIEPYRHGNNAAGRSSAVTGSVHRSTVTSSSRAHSASRRISHQQRQQQQSQSQQQQQPKISLGSLRNSDEHGSRGGSAQDSCDSSNDSGLGFEDRQQHLTNANAWNGAGEEDSKRRKMDIKLESEDANFSFPEVTHTTNSDSKTANRGSSNGIGGLATISGNRTGNGATGRVVEVSRSRPGLGVLAKRTQQGPVTLTSQLCTASTDGKVQLQIICQPEQQHRARYQTEGSRGAVKDRTGNGFPIVRLVGYDKPTTLQVFIGTDLGRVAPHMFYQACRVSGKNSTPCIERKIDGTIVIEVDMDPAKDMMVTCDCVGILKERNVDVEHRFPQEAGVLQGRSKKKSTRCRMVFRTRITHPDGSSETLQVCSQPIVCTQPPGIPEICKKSLTSCPCTGGLELFILGKNFLKDTRVVFQLDNDDLSSSLEPHWECAVLPDKEFLQQTHLVCVVPAYRRQDLAPSETVSVKLYAVSSGKTSEPHTFLYTAASTPPEPSVGKIESITSPLSTTNGDTTLATSPAAVSLTTGVTSNTLITQAAAGTANFLTTIQPQQPTSQTPEALKSDPSPPPVTASSQVTPVMMWAAQSSNCQNSPPDVMMPPPALVANPLLNRRSSSNLQLILPDNLKTEVLDENSENSMISENSMQSIPTPTANSSNGTSPLQQLVSENSREAPQANMIRSVPVTANGSPVQEAVNLLGVVDLMRNPHPLSLVSTHQNTFGGMHETSQVKVLSPHHINKETNPMLPAEGSPNGSLQGGGVVDLRMKHHQSEFATLPNFTATSNGQLPAQSAHSVEKYLNHIESNVKEAEGQENGFVVTDHETISSPQQNRSSPPNNVKTILEAFLPGQTVTPLPGNAATSVPSPASVVSEQTNGDSLLTTINAALLPSMQEPSVAATGTSNSNVSVPSHNPLQVTNESMSTAAEHIPQIPGLIQQDVVAIQQAHQVEQVVAQAQQQVEQVVAQAQQQAVQAVQQAQQQVVQHVVQHAQVVQQAVQQVQAVQQVQVPAVQQAVQQATQEVVQQAVQQATQEVVQQVQAVQQAVQQAQAAQAMQQAVQQDIGSMLNQPAGFVAEASSALASGAAQEPSQQRLTNYAEQAINNVITNATQDIINNRPITTTTAHAIIATKNILNSVATQSAQLMNSAMEGILPKSPSGQNNIVEQVANKTPNSQNVNPPIANAANSANGTTVRKQEDGMLPQELTSMSEHDLLSYINPSCFDPQNGFLM; this is encoded by the exons ATGGCACCCGATCTTGAGAAAAGGCGGCAAGAACTTAGGAGGACCAACAGTTGTACCTTGGAACAGGGGCACGAGCACCTTCAAATGCTTCTGCAACTTCGATGCACCGGAAATGCATTGATCGAGCCTTATCGACACG GTAACAATGCAGCTGGTCGATCATCAGCGGTGACAGGATCGGTTCATAGAAGCACCGTCACGTCGAGTAGCCGCGCGCATTCCGCCTCAAGAAGGATCAGCCACCAGCAACGCCAACAACAACAATCACAAtcgcagcaacagcaacagcctAAGATATCCTTAGGATCTTTACGAAACTCGGATGAGCACGGATCGAGAGGCGGCTCGGCACAGGACAGTTGCGATAGCTCCAACGATTCCGGCCTCGGCTTCGAGGACCGTCAACAACACCTTACGAACGCAAAC GCTTGGAACGGCGCCGGCGAGGAGGATTCAAAGAGGAGAAAGATGGACATTAAGCTGGAGTCCGAGGACGCGAACTTCTCCTTCCCGGAGGTTACACACACGACCAATTCTGACAGCAAGACGGCCAATAGAGGCTCGTCCAATGGAATAGGTGGATTAGCTACGATCTCAGGAAACAGGACAGGAAACGGAGCCACGGGGAGAGTGGTGGAAGTCTCGAGATCTCGTCCAGGCTTGGGTGTCCTTGCTAAGAGGACTCAGCAGGGCCCTGTCACCCTCACCTCTCAACTGT GTACTGCTTCTACAGATGGAAAGGTGCAATTGCAAATTATCTGTCAACCCGAGCAGCAGCACAGAGCTCGTTATCAGACGGAAGGTTCGAGAGGAGCAGTGAAGGATCGAACCGGAAATGGATTTCCAATTGTTCGTCTCGTTGGTTACGATAAACCAACTACCCTTCAAGTTTTCATCGGCACGGATCTTGGTCGTGTCGCTCCCCATATGTTTTACCAAGCTTGCCGTGTAAGCGGTAAAAATTCAACGCCATGCATCGAACGGAAAATCGACGGTACCATCGTGATCGAGGTGGACATGGATCCAGCGAAAGACATGATGGTCACGTGCGACTGCGTCGGTATTTTGAAAGAACGGAACGTCGACGTGGAGCACAGATTCCCTCAGGAAGCCGGAGTGCTTCAAGGACGTAGCAAGAAAAAATCAACTCGTTGTCGCATGGTTTTTCGTACTAGAATCACTCATCCCGATGGTAGTTCGGaaactttgcaagtttgttCTCAACCGATAGTTTGCA CTCAACCACCGGGAATACCGGAGATCTGTAAGAAATCACTCACATCGTGTCCATGTACCGGAGGATTAGAATTATTTATACTTGGAAAGAATTTTCTGAAAGATACTCGCGTAGTATTTCAACTAGACAACGATGATCTATCGAGTAGTTTGGAGCCGCATTGGGAGTGCGCGGTTCTACCTGACAAGGAGTTTCTGCAACAAACGCACCTGGTTTGTGTGGTACCTGCATACAGGCGGCAAGATCTGGCACCCTCGGAAACGGTTAGCGTAAAATTGTACGCGGTATCGTCTGGAAAAACGAGCGAGCCTCATACTTTCCTTTATACCGCTGCATCTACGCCACCCGAGCCATCTGTGGGCAAAATCGAGTCTATAACTTCGCCTCTATCCACTACTAACGGTGATACTACTCTAGCAACATCTCCTGCAGCAGTGTCTCTAACTACAGGTGTAACATCAAACA CTCTGATTACACAAGCAGCCGCAGGAACAGCAAATTTCTTAACGACTATACAGCCACAACAGCCAACATCTCAAACACCGGAAGCTCTTAAGAGCGATCCAAGTCCGCCACCGGTGACGGCATCCTCTCAGGTAACACCCGTTATGATGTGGGCTGCACAAAGTTCAAATTGTCAAAATTCACCGCCTGACGTGATGATGCCGCCACCAGCTTTGGTAGCGAATCCGCTTTTAAATCGCAGATCATCTTCGAATCTTCAATTAATTCTGCCAGATAATTTGAAGACCGAGGTACTAGACGAGAATAGCGAAAACAGTATGATTAGCGAAAACAGCATGCAGAGTATACCGACGCCGACTGCGAACAGTTCGAATGGTACCAGCCCGTTGCAACAGCTCGTCAGCGAGAATTCGAGGGAAGCACCTCAGGCTAATATGATTAGGTCAGTTCCTGTGACGGCGAACGGTTCACCTGTGCAAGAGGCGGTCAATCTCCTCGGCGTGGTAGATCTAATGCGAAATCCACATCCATTGTCGTTGGTGTCGACACACCAGAACACCTTCGGAGGTATGCACGAAACATCTCAAGTCAAAGTTCTAAGTCCTCATCATATCAACAAAGAAACTAATCCGATGTTGCCGGCAGAAGGCAGTCCTAATGGAAGTCTTCAGGGCGGCGGTGTTGTTGATCTTCGCATGAAGCATCATCAGTCGGAGTTCGCTACACTACCAAATTTTACTGCTACATCAAACGGACAGCTACCTGCACAGAGTGCCCATAGCGTAGAAAAATATCTCAACCATATCGAATCGAACGTCAAAGAGGCTGAGGGTCAAGAGAATGGATTCGTAG TTACTGATCACGAAACGATCTCGAGCCCCCAACAAAATAGAAGTAGTCCACCAAATAACGTCAAGACGATTCTCGAAGCTTTCCTGCCGGGTCAAACCGTGACACCTTTGCCGGGGAATGCTGCAACGTCCGTTCCATCGCCCGCATCAGTGGTCTCGGAGCAGACTAACGGCGATAGTTTGCTCACTACTATCAACGCTGCTCTTTTACCGTCGATGCAGGAGCCGTCCGTGGCTGCGACCGGTACGTCGAATTCTAACGTTAGTGTACCATCTCATAATCCGTTACAAGTTACGAACGAGAGTATGTCGACAGCGGCGGAGCACATTCCGCAGATTCCGGGTCTTATACAACAAGATGTTGTAGCGATTCAACAAGCGCATCAAGTGGAACAGGTTGTCGCACAAGCGCAACAGCAAGTCGAACAGGTTGTCGCCCAGGCACAGCAGCAAGCGGTCCAAGCTGTGCAACAGGCGCAGCAGCAAGTTGTTCAACATGTGGTGCAGCATGCGCAAGTTGTCCAGCAGGCTGTACAACAGGTGCAAGCGGTACAACAAGTTCAAGTACCGGCCGTTCAGCAGGCTGTCCAGCAAGCAACGCAGGAAGTAGTTCAACAAGCGGTGCAGCAAGCTACGCAGGAAGTTGTACAACAAGTTCAAGCTGTTCAGCAAGCGGTTCAGCAAGCGCAAGCGGCTCAAGCGATGCAACAGGCGGTGCAACAAGATATCGGTTCCATGTTAAATCAGCCGGCAGGTTTCGTTGCTGAAGCTAGTTCTGCTCTAGCGAGTGGAGCAGCCCAGGAACCATCTCAACAAAGGCTAACTAATTATGCCGAGCAAGCGATTAATAATGTAATTACTAACGCTACTCAAGATATTATTAACAATCGACCCATTACTACGACAACCGCGCACGCCATTATCGCAACGAAGAACATATTAAATAGTGTGGCCACTCAAAGCGCGCAATTAATGAACAGTGCTATGGAGGGTATTTTGCCTAAATCACCTTCAGGCCAGAATAATATCGTTGAACAAGTGGCGAATAAAACACCCAACAGTCAAAATGTAAACCCACCTATAGCAAATGCAGCTAATAGTGCAAACGGTACAACTGTTAGAAAGCAGGAAGATGGTATGTTGCCTCAAGAGCTTACCTCGATGTCAGAGCATGATCTGTTAAGCTACATAAATCCGAGCTGCTTCGATCCTCAAAACGGTTTTCTTATGTAG
- the NFAT gene encoding nuclear factor of activated T cells 3 isoform X4 encodes MLRLVDPFENGVFPAFGDTLFGNNAAGRSSAVTGSVHRSTVTSSSRAHSASRRISHQQRQQQQSQSQQQQQPKISLGSLRNSDEHGSRGGSAQDSCDSSNDSGLGFEDRQQHLTNANAWNGAGEEDSKRRKMDIKLESEDANFSFPEVTHTTNSDSKTANRGSSNGIGGLATISGNRTGNGATGRVVEVSRSRPGLGVLAKRTQQGPVTLTSQLCTASTDGKVQLQIICQPEQQHRARYQTEGSRGAVKDRTGNGFPIVRLVGYDKPTTLQVFIGTDLGRVAPHMFYQACRVSGKNSTPCIERKIDGTIVIEVDMDPAKDMMVTCDCVGILKERNVDVEHRFPQEAGVLQGRSKKKSTRCRMVFRTRITHPDGSSETLQVCSQPIVCTQPPGIPEICKKSLTSCPCTGGLELFILGKNFLKDTRVVFQLDNDDLSSSLEPHWECAVLPDKEFLQQTHLVCVVPAYRRQDLAPSETVSVKLYAVSSGKTSEPHTFLYTAASTPPEPSVGKIESITSPLSTTNGDTTLATSPAAVSLTTGVTSNTLITQAAAGTANFLTTIQPQQPTSQTPEALKSDPSPPPVTASSQVTPVMMWAAQSSNCQNSPPDVMMPPPALVANPLLNRRSSSNLQLILPDNLKTEVLDENSENSMISENSMQSIPTPTANSSNGTSPLQQLVSENSREAPQANMIRSVPVTANGSPVQEAVNLLGVVDLMRNPHPLSLVSTHQNTFGGMHETSQVKVLSPHHINKETNPMLPAEGSPNGSLQGGGVVDLRMKHHQSEFATLPNFTATSNGQLPAQSAHSVEKYLNHIESNVKEAEGQENGFVGTIQQRASIITTGRQPQQGQASNILASSPQGVKLDTLVNSGAESHQLVSPLRTVNPNSNTIMSHVSAVTDHETISSPQQNRSSPPNNVKTILEAFLPGQTVTPLPGNAATSVPSPASVVSEQTNGDSLLTTINAALLPSMQEPSVAATGTSNSNVSVPSHNPLQVTNESMSTAAEHIPQIPGLIQQDVVAIQQAHQVEQVVAQAQQQVEQVVAQAQQQAVQAVQQAQQQVVQHVVQHAQVVQQAVQQVQAVQQVQVPAVQQAVQQATQEVVQQAVQQATQEVVQQVQAVQQAVQQAQAAQAMQQAVQQDIGSMLNQPAGFVAEASSALASGAAQEPSQQRLTNYAEQAINNVITNATQDIINNRPITTTTAHAIIATKNILNSVATQSAQLMNSAMEGILPKSPSGQNNIVEQVANKTPNSQNVNPPIANAANSANGTTVRKQEDGMLPQELTSMSEHDLLSYINPSCFDPQNGFLM; translated from the exons ATGTTACGTCTCGTCGATCCGTTCGAGAACGGGGTGTTTCCTGCGTTCGGCGATACGCTCTTCG GTAACAATGCAGCTGGTCGATCATCAGCGGTGACAGGATCGGTTCATAGAAGCACCGTCACGTCGAGTAGCCGCGCGCATTCCGCCTCAAGAAGGATCAGCCACCAGCAACGCCAACAACAACAATCACAAtcgcagcaacagcaacagcctAAGATATCCTTAGGATCTTTACGAAACTCGGATGAGCACGGATCGAGAGGCGGCTCGGCACAGGACAGTTGCGATAGCTCCAACGATTCCGGCCTCGGCTTCGAGGACCGTCAACAACACCTTACGAACGCAAAC GCTTGGAACGGCGCCGGCGAGGAGGATTCAAAGAGGAGAAAGATGGACATTAAGCTGGAGTCCGAGGACGCGAACTTCTCCTTCCCGGAGGTTACACACACGACCAATTCTGACAGCAAGACGGCCAATAGAGGCTCGTCCAATGGAATAGGTGGATTAGCTACGATCTCAGGAAACAGGACAGGAAACGGAGCCACGGGGAGAGTGGTGGAAGTCTCGAGATCTCGTCCAGGCTTGGGTGTCCTTGCTAAGAGGACTCAGCAGGGCCCTGTCACCCTCACCTCTCAACTGT GTACTGCTTCTACAGATGGAAAGGTGCAATTGCAAATTATCTGTCAACCCGAGCAGCAGCACAGAGCTCGTTATCAGACGGAAGGTTCGAGAGGAGCAGTGAAGGATCGAACCGGAAATGGATTTCCAATTGTTCGTCTCGTTGGTTACGATAAACCAACTACCCTTCAAGTTTTCATCGGCACGGATCTTGGTCGTGTCGCTCCCCATATGTTTTACCAAGCTTGCCGTGTAAGCGGTAAAAATTCAACGCCATGCATCGAACGGAAAATCGACGGTACCATCGTGATCGAGGTGGACATGGATCCAGCGAAAGACATGATGGTCACGTGCGACTGCGTCGGTATTTTGAAAGAACGGAACGTCGACGTGGAGCACAGATTCCCTCAGGAAGCCGGAGTGCTTCAAGGACGTAGCAAGAAAAAATCAACTCGTTGTCGCATGGTTTTTCGTACTAGAATCACTCATCCCGATGGTAGTTCGGaaactttgcaagtttgttCTCAACCGATAGTTTGCA CTCAACCACCGGGAATACCGGAGATCTGTAAGAAATCACTCACATCGTGTCCATGTACCGGAGGATTAGAATTATTTATACTTGGAAAGAATTTTCTGAAAGATACTCGCGTAGTATTTCAACTAGACAACGATGATCTATCGAGTAGTTTGGAGCCGCATTGGGAGTGCGCGGTTCTACCTGACAAGGAGTTTCTGCAACAAACGCACCTGGTTTGTGTGGTACCTGCATACAGGCGGCAAGATCTGGCACCCTCGGAAACGGTTAGCGTAAAATTGTACGCGGTATCGTCTGGAAAAACGAGCGAGCCTCATACTTTCCTTTATACCGCTGCATCTACGCCACCCGAGCCATCTGTGGGCAAAATCGAGTCTATAACTTCGCCTCTATCCACTACTAACGGTGATACTACTCTAGCAACATCTCCTGCAGCAGTGTCTCTAACTACAGGTGTAACATCAAACA CTCTGATTACACAAGCAGCCGCAGGAACAGCAAATTTCTTAACGACTATACAGCCACAACAGCCAACATCTCAAACACCGGAAGCTCTTAAGAGCGATCCAAGTCCGCCACCGGTGACGGCATCCTCTCAGGTAACACCCGTTATGATGTGGGCTGCACAAAGTTCAAATTGTCAAAATTCACCGCCTGACGTGATGATGCCGCCACCAGCTTTGGTAGCGAATCCGCTTTTAAATCGCAGATCATCTTCGAATCTTCAATTAATTCTGCCAGATAATTTGAAGACCGAGGTACTAGACGAGAATAGCGAAAACAGTATGATTAGCGAAAACAGCATGCAGAGTATACCGACGCCGACTGCGAACAGTTCGAATGGTACCAGCCCGTTGCAACAGCTCGTCAGCGAGAATTCGAGGGAAGCACCTCAGGCTAATATGATTAGGTCAGTTCCTGTGACGGCGAACGGTTCACCTGTGCAAGAGGCGGTCAATCTCCTCGGCGTGGTAGATCTAATGCGAAATCCACATCCATTGTCGTTGGTGTCGACACACCAGAACACCTTCGGAGGTATGCACGAAACATCTCAAGTCAAAGTTCTAAGTCCTCATCATATCAACAAAGAAACTAATCCGATGTTGCCGGCAGAAGGCAGTCCTAATGGAAGTCTTCAGGGCGGCGGTGTTGTTGATCTTCGCATGAAGCATCATCAGTCGGAGTTCGCTACACTACCAAATTTTACTGCTACATCAAACGGACAGCTACCTGCACAGAGTGCCCATAGCGTAGAAAAATATCTCAACCATATCGAATCGAACGTCAAAGAGGCTGAGGGTCAAGAGAATGGATTCGTAGGTACCATACAACAACGAGCTTCCATTATTACTACAGGACGCCAGCCTCAGCAAGGACAAGCTTCCAATATTTTAGCTTCTTCCCCTCAAGGCGTCAAGTTAGATACTCTCGTTAACTCTGGCGCTGAATCTCATCAATTGGTGTCCCCTCTGCGTACCGTAAATCCCAATAGTAATACCATAATGAGTCATGTTTCCGCAGTTACTGATCACGAAACGATCTCGAGCCCCCAACAAAATAGAAGTAGTCCACCAAATAACGTCAAGACGATTCTCGAAGCTTTCCTGCCGGGTCAAACCGTGACACCTTTGCCGGGGAATGCTGCAACGTCCGTTCCATCGCCCGCATCAGTGGTCTCGGAGCAGACTAACGGCGATAGTTTGCTCACTACTATCAACGCTGCTCTTTTACCGTCGATGCAGGAGCCGTCCGTGGCTGCGACCGGTACGTCGAATTCTAACGTTAGTGTACCATCTCATAATCCGTTACAAGTTACGAACGAGAGTATGTCGACAGCGGCGGAGCACATTCCGCAGATTCCGGGTCTTATACAACAAGATGTTGTAGCGATTCAACAAGCGCATCAAGTGGAACAGGTTGTCGCACAAGCGCAACAGCAAGTCGAACAGGTTGTCGCCCAGGCACAGCAGCAAGCGGTCCAAGCTGTGCAACAGGCGCAGCAGCAAGTTGTTCAACATGTGGTGCAGCATGCGCAAGTTGTCCAGCAGGCTGTACAACAGGTGCAAGCGGTACAACAAGTTCAAGTACCGGCCGTTCAGCAGGCTGTCCAGCAAGCAACGCAGGAAGTAGTTCAACAAGCGGTGCAGCAAGCTACGCAGGAAGTTGTACAACAAGTTCAAGCTGTTCAGCAAGCGGTTCAGCAAGCGCAAGCGGCTCAAGCGATGCAACAGGCGGTGCAACAAGATATCGGTTCCATGTTAAATCAGCCGGCAGGTTTCGTTGCTGAAGCTAGTTCTGCTCTAGCGAGTGGAGCAGCCCAGGAACCATCTCAACAAAGGCTAACTAATTATGCCGAGCAAGCGATTAATAATGTAATTACTAACGCTACTCAAGATATTATTAACAATCGACCCATTACTACGACAACCGCGCACGCCATTATCGCAACGAAGAACATATTAAATAGTGTGGCCACTCAAAGCGCGCAATTAATGAACAGTGCTATGGAGGGTATTTTGCCTAAATCACCTTCAGGCCAGAATAATATCGTTGAACAAGTGGCGAATAAAACACCCAACAGTCAAAATGTAAACCCACCTATAGCAAATGCAGCTAATAGTGCAAACGGTACAACTGTTAGAAAGCAGGAAGATGGTATGTTGCCTCAAGAGCTTACCTCGATGTCAGAGCATGATCTGTTAAGCTACATAAATCCGAGCTGCTTCGATCCTCAAAACGGTTTTCTTATGTAG